A window from Ictalurus furcatus strain D&B chromosome 16, Billie_1.0, whole genome shotgun sequence encodes these proteins:
- the kcnip1b gene encoding Kv channel-interacting protein 1b isoform X3 → MPVEMGVMFGTFSLQSAQVTRSHCRSDKVDDELEMTMVCHRPEGLDQLEAQTNFTKQELQVLYRGFKNECPSGVVNEETFKHIYAQFFPHGDATTYAHYLFNAFDTANNGSIKFEEFVMGLSILLRGSVQEKLEWTFHLYDINRDGCISKEEMTEIVHAIYDMMGKYTYPALKGDVPKQHVDAFFQVSVNKSGR, encoded by the exons ATGCCAGTGGAGATGGGTGTAATGTTCGGGACGTTCTCGCTGCAGAGTGCACAGGTGACCCGGTCTCACTGCAGGTCAG aTAAAGTGGATGATGAGTTGGAGATGACCATGGTGTGTCATCGACCTGAAGGACTCGATCAGCTGGAGGCGCAAACTAATTTCACCAAGCAGGAGCTACAAGTCCTTTACCGTGGCTTTAAAAAC GAGTGTCCGAGTGGAGTAGTGAATGAGGAGACGTTTAAGCACATCTATGCTCAGTTCTTCCCTCATGGAG ATGCCACCACGTATGCGCACTACCTGTTTAATGCTTTTGACACTGCGAATAATGGCTCCATAAAGTTTGAG GAGTTTGTGATGGGTCTGTCCATTCTCCTGAGGGGATCAGTCCAAGAGAAACTGGAGTGGACTTTTCATCTGTATGACATCAATCGAGATGGATGCATCAGCAAAGAA GAGATGACGGAGATTGTGCATGCCATTTACGATATGATGGGGAAGTACACGTATCCTGCTCTGAAAGGAGACGTCCCCAAGCAGCATGTGGATGCCTTCTTCCAGGTCAGTGTTAATAAATCAGGACGATGA
- the kcnip1b gene encoding Kv channel-interacting protein 1b isoform X1: MPVEMGVMFGTFSLQSAQVTRSHCRSDKVDDELEMTMVCHRPEGLDQLEAQTNFTKQELQVLYRGFKNECPSGVVNEETFKHIYAQFFPHGDATTYAHYLFNAFDTANNGSIKFEEFVMGLSILLRGSVQEKLEWTFHLYDINRDGCISKEEMTEIVHAIYDMMGKYTYPALKGDVPKQHVDAFFQKMDKNKDGVVTLEEFILACQEDETMMRSMQLFENVM, translated from the exons ATGCCAGTGGAGATGGGTGTAATGTTCGGGACGTTCTCGCTGCAGAGTGCACAGGTGACCCGGTCTCACTGCAGGTCAG aTAAAGTGGATGATGAGTTGGAGATGACCATGGTGTGTCATCGACCTGAAGGACTCGATCAGCTGGAGGCGCAAACTAATTTCACCAAGCAGGAGCTACAAGTCCTTTACCGTGGCTTTAAAAAC GAGTGTCCGAGTGGAGTAGTGAATGAGGAGACGTTTAAGCACATCTATGCTCAGTTCTTCCCTCATGGAG ATGCCACCACGTATGCGCACTACCTGTTTAATGCTTTTGACACTGCGAATAATGGCTCCATAAAGTTTGAG GAGTTTGTGATGGGTCTGTCCATTCTCCTGAGGGGATCAGTCCAAGAGAAACTGGAGTGGACTTTTCATCTGTATGACATCAATCGAGATGGATGCATCAGCAAAGAA GAGATGACGGAGATTGTGCATGCCATTTACGATATGATGGGGAAGTACACGTATCCTGCTCTGAAAGGAGACGTCCCCAAGCAGCATGTGGATGCCTTCTTCCAG AAAATGGACAAGAACAAAGATGGTGTTGTGACATTGGAAGAGTTTATCCTAGCATGCCAGGAA GATGAAACCATGATGAGATCCATGCAGCTCTTCGAAAACGTGATGTAA
- the kcnip1b gene encoding Kv channel-interacting protein 1b isoform X2 yields the protein MGAVVGMLTMQTKQRQTTRDKVDDELEMTMVCHRPEGLDQLEAQTNFTKQELQVLYRGFKNECPSGVVNEETFKHIYAQFFPHGDATTYAHYLFNAFDTANNGSIKFEEFVMGLSILLRGSVQEKLEWTFHLYDINRDGCISKEEMTEIVHAIYDMMGKYTYPALKGDVPKQHVDAFFQKMDKNKDGVVTLEEFILACQEDETMMRSMQLFENVM from the exons ATGGGAGCGGTGGTGGGCATGCTGACCATGCAgaccaaacagagacagaccACCAgag aTAAAGTGGATGATGAGTTGGAGATGACCATGGTGTGTCATCGACCTGAAGGACTCGATCAGCTGGAGGCGCAAACTAATTTCACCAAGCAGGAGCTACAAGTCCTTTACCGTGGCTTTAAAAAC GAGTGTCCGAGTGGAGTAGTGAATGAGGAGACGTTTAAGCACATCTATGCTCAGTTCTTCCCTCATGGAG ATGCCACCACGTATGCGCACTACCTGTTTAATGCTTTTGACACTGCGAATAATGGCTCCATAAAGTTTGAG GAGTTTGTGATGGGTCTGTCCATTCTCCTGAGGGGATCAGTCCAAGAGAAACTGGAGTGGACTTTTCATCTGTATGACATCAATCGAGATGGATGCATCAGCAAAGAA GAGATGACGGAGATTGTGCATGCCATTTACGATATGATGGGGAAGTACACGTATCCTGCTCTGAAAGGAGACGTCCCCAAGCAGCATGTGGATGCCTTCTTCCAG AAAATGGACAAGAACAAAGATGGTGTTGTGACATTGGAAGAGTTTATCCTAGCATGCCAGGAA GATGAAACCATGATGAGATCCATGCAGCTCTTCGAAAACGTGATGTAA